From Halotia branconii CENA392, the proteins below share one genomic window:
- a CDS encoding mannose-1-phosphate guanylyltransferase, whose amino-acid sequence MNSSLFPVILAGGKGERFWPLSRQDRPKQFLSLDGSSRSLLQATADRLLEIVGSWKSLWVITSSQIAEGVGQQLPELPSQNLLIESQGRDTAAAVAWASLEIEKRYGEDAIIGFFPSDHWIADKEAFANTLSAATQLAASTEAIVTLGIKPTFPSTGYGYIEQGEKIGSFNDLPAYHVNRFTEKPNRETAEAFLSTGRFSWNSGMFVFRAGVVLKELHTHAPEIIEPLEQHGPDIYPQLPKKSIDYALMEKTTLAHVLPVEFGWDDLGDWNAIERLLKQEDNPNVELATHVGLDTRGAIVYATNPEDVIVTIGLEDVVIVRDRNVTLIVNKDRTQEIKLVLKTLQGDPRFTDLL is encoded by the coding sequence ATGAATAGTTCTTTGTTCCCAGTAATCCTTGCCGGAGGCAAAGGTGAGCGTTTTTGGCCTCTCAGTCGCCAAGACAGACCCAAGCAATTTTTAAGTCTCGATGGTAGCTCTAGAAGTCTATTGCAAGCAACCGCCGATCGACTACTAGAAATCGTAGGCAGTTGGAAGTCCTTGTGGGTGATCACCTCTAGTCAGATAGCTGAAGGAGTAGGGCAACAGTTACCCGAACTGCCATCTCAAAATTTACTAATTGAGTCACAGGGTAGGGATACTGCTGCTGCCGTTGCTTGGGCAAGTTTGGAAATTGAGAAGCGTTACGGAGAAGACGCTATTATCGGCTTTTTTCCCTCTGACCACTGGATAGCTGACAAAGAGGCGTTTGCAAACACCTTAAGCGCTGCTACTCAGCTAGCGGCAAGCACAGAAGCAATTGTCACTTTGGGGATCAAGCCTACTTTCCCATCAACTGGTTACGGCTACATAGAACAAGGCGAAAAAATTGGTAGCTTTAATGACTTGCCAGCTTATCACGTCAATCGTTTTACTGAAAAGCCCAACCGGGAAACGGCAGAAGCTTTTTTATCTACGGGACGTTTTAGCTGGAATAGCGGCATGTTCGTGTTTCGGGCTGGGGTTGTTCTCAAGGAACTACATACCCATGCACCAGAAATCATTGAACCTTTAGAGCAACATGGCCCTGATATTTATCCTCAGTTGCCTAAGAAAAGTATAGACTATGCGCTCATGGAAAAGACAACCTTAGCACATGTCTTGCCAGTGGAATTTGGTTGGGATGATTTAGGAGATTGGAATGCGATCGAACGCTTACTTAAACAAGAAGATAATCCTAATGTAGAACTTGCTACCCATGTAGGGCTAGATACGCGGGGGGCTATTGTTTATGCTACTAATCCAGAAGATGTAATTGTTACTATTGGTTTAGAGGATGTGGTGATTGTGCGCGATCGCAACGTCACCCTGATTGTTAACAAAGACCGCACCCAAGAAATCAAGCTAGTTCTCAAAACCCTCCAAGGTGATCCCCGATTCACCGACCTGCTATAA
- the yidD gene encoding membrane protein insertion efficiency factor YidD, producing the protein MPILNFEPLAKTIAINSINGYQQYISPVKGFSCPHRLLHGGDSCSNFVKKILLSEQSLIETVKLSRQRLQNCATASKTLASSNCGFIVIPCCLPL; encoded by the coding sequence ATGCCAATCCTCAACTTTGAGCCTCTAGCTAAAACGATCGCCATTAACTCTATTAACGGTTATCAACAATATATTTCTCCTGTTAAAGGATTTTCTTGCCCCCATCGCCTATTACACGGTGGAGATTCCTGTTCTAATTTTGTGAAAAAAATCTTATTAAGTGAGCAAAGCCTGATCGAAACTGTCAAATTATCCAGACAAAGATTGCAAAACTGCGCTACAGCCAGCAAAACTTTAGCTAGTTCCAACTGCGGTTTTATTGTCATCCCCTGTTGCTTACCCCTTTAA